One window of Fusarium keratoplasticum isolate Fu6.1 chromosome 2, whole genome shotgun sequence genomic DNA carries:
- a CDS encoding Phosphoinositide phospholipase C, protein MLPSVALWALLVTTSHAAYVQSRDCSIDTADFRLIPEGLRASVNASRDTFDTDFHLVANYANGTECDAASPLDLVPVFTVVDYNGAHQYPGRIVNTSCAKYGPLEARLRLEITSTFNRSTLLDTFEITLDLTTHDGTPLLCVEANLTPEVRPWTQLLSFWLPVLFFSVASLVASWPLQQTEHHAVFSDAQDRNNHRMVRASEMLAYIQFIYFSGALSLRYPGFLQPLIGFNSWSTLMLPAGPVSNQSRYTGVRDGIYETNGTLTGEPGFVILSQITSSPGMSMNWFNTIVFALIVLLFFFVSIYVRELLREQSCPNSTNTSQKPLSRFKERSWSVSRLFLSLFLLPLSAWSTYQLSNRRMVLQNSAVAILALVLLLSSFWWTWTHANSSADIGLFVIQGETRIRGQASKERIRKYHALNIFCLMLFRGIIIGGLQAHARTQFSILLGLELLHLICTAYWRGVSSLLSLSGVLYGSRLVLFSLHTAFLPGVTDLPSKILLGYIILSWHLAVLIGIFLIPIFLDLVHRGLAGWTVKAGAADAEKTAPAMRVSSSSESDRSTKGPTGLLFSAAGTHSHSQYLADIILSRELRVSSHGLNHGVSVTDFLKFMKNVQGEDSGLESHSLLSSSLGSDSFSDVEAQISSKSPKISISGISELLLSKQNLAIRKTPLQYDLDRPINEYFICSSHNTYLMGRQVLTRSTTQGYISALSQGCRSIEVDCWDGRDGQPIVKHGYSLTASISFKDVIDAINQYAFTTSDFPLWISLEVHCSPRQKSIMAQIMRDTFGGKLVTEPLSDLLGPLPSPSQLRGRILIKAKVAKSVEPSREPRVSKDIPISTRSSQDHGSLTEAGSTDSTSTINSSAISQEACSQVPQSQPSVNGPLEELAVYGPGKRLPRPSKVDAAGNFVYSVSEANFKSYLKQKDGGGSLDFLNTRHMLRVYPDASRIDSSNLSPLQYWRHGVQMAALNYQTSDLNMGLNQAMFNGGTDNSGYVLKPERLRQPPELIPDHVQELRFSIDVLMTKDLCWPERTWDNASVHVRMKILTADARKQDASQTKKRTGSLPFQRHDVILDSRLEFQVKTQYPSLVFLQWSVKLSSDSQGYPRHSTLASGMAKLESLKQGYRLLPLKKSFQDEEDCGYLICKLDRSFR, encoded by the exons ATGCTTCCAAGCGTTGCCCTTTGGGCGCTGCTGGTAACGACGAGCCATGCAGCATATGTTCAGTCGCGGGACTGTTCTATCGATACTGCCGACTTCAGGTTAATCCCTGAGGGCCTTCGAGCTTCCGTCAACGCCAGCCGCGATACTTTCGACACCGATTTTCACCTAGTTGCAAACTATGCCAACGGTACCGAGTGTGATGCGGCTTCTCCCTTGGATCTTGTACCGGTATTCACGGTAGTCGACTATAATGGCGCCCATCAATATCCCGGACGAATCGTCAACACGTCTTGCGCCAAGTATGGCCCGTTGGAGGCCAGACTGAGACTTGAGATCACTTCGACTTTTAACCGGTCTACCTTACTCGACACCTTCGAGATCACACTCGATTTAACGACACATGATGGCACTCCTTTGCTGTGTGTCGAGGCCAACCTGACACCCGAAGTTCGACCCTGGACACAACTCCTCAGTTTCTGGCTTCCCGTGCTCTTCTTTTCCGTGGCCTCTCTGGTTGCCTCTTGGCCTTTGCAGCAAACTGAACATCACGCTGTGTTCTCGGATGCCCAAGACAGGAATAACCACCGCATGGTCAGAGCTTCCGAGATGCTGGCATACATCCAGTTCATCTACTTTTCTGGCGCACTCAGCCTCCGATATCCCGGCTTCCTTCAACCTCTAATCGGCTTTAATAGCTGGTCAACCTTGATGTTACCCGCAGGCCCGGTCTCGAACCAATCGCGATACACCGGTGTCAGGGATGGTATCTACGAGACCAATGGGACACTTACTGGTGAGCCAGGCTTTGTGATATTATCGCAGATCACGAGCTCTCCCGGCATGTCAATGAATTggttcaacaccatcgtcTTTGCACTTATTGTTCTGTTGTTCTTCTTTGTCTCTATTTATGTCCGGGAGCTGCTTCGCGAACAAAGCTGCCCCAACTCGACAAACACCAGTCAAAAGCCTTTGTCACGCTTTAAAGAACGATCTTGGTCCGTTTCGAGACTGTTTCTTAGTCTCTTTCTGCTCCCTCTGAGCGCCTGGTCTACATATCAACTCTCCAATCGCCGCATGGTCCTGCAGAACTCAGCtgtcgccatcctcgccctcgtgcTCCTACTGTCTTCTTTCTGGTGGACGTGGACCCATGCCAATTCCTCGGCAGACATTGGGCTTTTCGTTATTCAAGGAGAGACTCGTATTCGCGGTCAAGCCTCAAAGGAGCGGATACGCAAATATCATGCATTGAACATCTTTTGTTTGATGCTATTCCGTGGCATCATCATTGGTGGTCTCCAAGCGCATGCTCGCACCCAATTTAGCATTCTGCTCGGGCTCGAACTTTTACACTTGATATGCACGGCGTATTGGAGAGGAGTTTCTTCTTTGCTTTCGCTCTCGGGGGTTTTGTACGGATCGAGACTGGTCCTCTTTTCACTGCATACGGCGTTTCTCCCAGGAGTCACTGACCTTCCCTCCAAGATCCTACTTGGGTACATTATTCTTTCATGGCACTTGGCTGTTCTCATTGGCATTTTTCTCATTCCCATATTTCTGGATCTTGTGCACCGAGGTCTTGCAGGTTGGACAGTAAAGGCTGGTGCCGCGGATGCTGAGAAGACGGCTCCC GCCATGCGCgtctcatcttcctctgAATCCGATCGCTCTACAAAGGGCCCTACAGGTCTTTTGTTCTCCGCTGCAGGGACACACAGCCACAGCCAGTATCTGGCTGACATAATCCTAAGTCGAGAACTACGGGTCTCTTCCCACGGCCTAAACCATGGAGTTTCTGTTACCGACTTCTTAAAGTTTATGAAGAATGTTCAGGGCGAAGATTCAGGGCTTGAGAGCCACTCACTGCTGTCGTCATCCCTTGGCTCAGATTCTTTCTCCGACGTGGAAGCTCAAATTTCTTCAAAATCTCCAAAAATATCCATCAGTGGGATCAGTGAGCTTCTCTTGTCAAAGCAGAACCTGGCCATTAGAAAAACGCCACTCCAATATGACCTTGACCGACCGATCAACGAGTATTTTATCTGCAGCTCGCACAACACATATCTTATGGGTCGTCAGGTTCTCACGCGTTCAACAACTCAAGGGTACATCTCTGCACTTTCTCAGGGATGTAGATCTATCGAGGTAGACTGTTGGGACGGACGAGATGGGCAACCAATTGTCAAGCACGGCTACAGCTTGACAGCATCCATCAGTTTTAAAGATGTGATAGACGCCATCAACCAATACGCCTTTACGACTTCGGACTTTCCTCTTTGGATCTCGCTGGAGGTGCATTGCAGCCCTCGTCAGAAGAGTATCATGGCTCAGATAATGAGGGACACCTTCGGGGGGAAATTGGTAACAGAGCCTCTGTCTGACCTCTTGGGACCACTTCCATCCCCGTCACAACTGCGAGGGAGAATATTGATCAAGGCAAAAGTTGCAAAAAGCGTCGAGCCTAgccgagaacctcgagtATCGAAAGACATTCCCATTTCGACAAGATCGTCGCAGGATCATGGCAGCCTCACAGAAGCGGGGAGTACTGACTCAACGTCCACTATCAACTCTTCTGCTATCAGCCAGGAGGCTTGTAGTCAGGTCCCTCAATCACAACCTTCCGTGAACGGTCCGTTGGAGGAGCTAGCGGTCTACGGACCAGGCAAAAGGCTACCTCGCCCCAGCAAAGTCGACGCAGCTGGAAACTTTGTCTACTCCGTCTCTGAAGCCAATTTCAAGTCCTACTTAAAACAGAAGGACGGTGGAGGCTCCCTTGACTTCCTCAACACACGACACATGCTGCGAGTCTACCCCGACGCGAGTCGAATAGACTCGTCAAATCTAAGTCCGTTGCAGTATTGGCGGCATGGTGTCCAGATGGCGGCCTTGAACTACCAGACAAGTGACCTCAACATGGGACTTAACCAGGCTATGTTTAATGGCGGTACTGACAACTCTGGTTACGTGTTGAAACCCGAGAGGCTGCGTCAGCCTCCGGAGCTCATCCCAGACCACGTCCAAGAACTACGGTTCTCCATCGACGTACTAATGACAAAAGATCTCTGCTGGCCAGAGAGAACTTGGGATAACGCCTCTGTCCACGTCCGGATGAAGATTCTGACAGCCGATGCACGCAAACAGGATGCATCCCAGACAAAAAAGCGGACCGGGAGCCTCCCATTTCAGCGACACGACGTGATACTCGATTCTCGTCTTGAATTTCAAGTCAAAACCCAGTATCCCAGCCTCGTTTTTCTACAATGGTCTGTGAAGCTATCGTCAGACTCTCAGGGCTATCCTCGTCATTCTACTCTGGCCTCGGGGATGGCCAAACTCGAAAGTCTCAAGCAAGGCTACCGGCTCTTGCCTTTGAAGAAGTCTTTtcaagacgaagaggacTGCGGTTACTTGATCTGTAAGCTGGATAGATCTTTCCGCTAA